ACATCCTGCGCATTCTGGACAACGGGATGACGATCATGGTTCCGACGCAGAACGTTAAGTCGGTGGGCTTGCGCGAGATCATCGGGGAGGACCAGGTGGAGGAAGTCTACGAAATCCTCCAGGAGCGCGACATCACGGTCGACAACCAGACCTGGAACCGCCGCTACCGGGAGTACATGGACAAGATCAAGAGCGGTTCGGTCTACGAGATCGCCGAAGTCCTCCGCGACCTGTCCCTCCTCAAGTTCGAGAAGGAGCTCTCCTTCGGCGAGCGCAAGATGCTGGACACCGCCCGCACGCTTCTCGTCAAGGAACTGGCGATCGCCCAGGGCCTCGGGGAGGAAGACGTCCTCAAGGAGATCCAGAAGATCTTCAAGTCCTAAGCGAAATTCGACCTTGAACTACTGAGGGCCTGACTCGTAAAAGAGTCAGGCCCTTTTTATTTGCATGAAAACCTTCGCGATCATCCCCGCCGCGGGTCTCGGCAAGCGCTTCGGCGCCAAGAAGCAGTTCCTCGAACTGGCCGGAACGCCCGTTCTCGTCCATACCCTTCGGGCCTTCGAGGAAACACCCTCCGTTCAGGTCGTCTGCGTCGCGTCGCCGGAAACCGAAGTGGAGGCCGTGCGAAGCCTGGCAACCCAATTCGGCCTGAGGAAGGTCCTGAAAGTCGTGCCCGGCGGAAAAGAGAGGCAGGATTCGGTCCGTTTGGGATTTGAAACGGCGGGGGTCTGCGACATCGTCGTGGTTCATGACGGCGTGCGCCCTCTCGTCACGCCGGAGATCATTCAACGGACGATCGACGGAGCCGTGGAATGCGGAGGCTGTATCGCGGCCCTTCCCGTCAAGGAGACGACGAAACGCACCGATCCCGACGGCTTCGTCGTCGACACCGTCGACCGGAACGGCCTTTGGAGCGTTCAAACGCCGCAGGCCTTCCGCCATGAGATTTTCCGCCGGGCGGTCGAACAATCCGCCCGGGATGGATTCTTGGGGACCGACGAAGCGATGCTGGTCGAACGGATCGGCGCGAAGGTAAAAGTCGTGACGGGGAGCCCTTATAATATTAAGATCACCACGCCCGAAGACCTCGCCATCGCCGAGGCCTTTTTGAAACTGAGGTAATATGCGCGTCGGACTGGGTTACGACATTCATCCGCTGGTGACGGGTCGAAGATTCATCTTGGGCGGCGTTCTACTCCCCCTCGACAAGGGGCCCAAAGGCCATTCCGACGGCGACTGCCTCAATCACGCCCTGACCGACGCCATCTTGGGAGCCTTGGGCCTGGGCGACATCGGGCGTCATTTTCCCGACAGCGACCCCCAGTGGAAGGACGCCGACTCGGCCGTCTTTCTCAAGGAGGCCCGGCGTCTTCTCGAAGAAAACAAGCTGAAGGTCGAAAACATCGACGTCAACCTTCTCTTGGAGGCTCCAAAGCTCGTCCCGCACATGCGGGCGATGACGGACAACATTGCCACGCTTCTGGGAATTTCCGTCGATCGAATCAACCTGAAGGCAAAACGCGGAGAAGGCATGGACGCCGTCGGCCGGGGCGAGGCTGTCGCCGCCCATGTTGTCGTTCTGTTATGTCCCTAAAAATCTACAACGTCCTCGCGCACAAGAAAGAAGAGTTTCAGCCCCTCACGCCCGGCAAGGTCAAGATGTACGTCTGCGGCATCACACCCTATGACGAATGCCACCTGGGGCATGCCCGCGCGGCCGTCGTCTTCGACGTCATTTTTCGCTACCTCAAATATGCGGGTTACGAGGTCACCTACGTCCGCAACTACACGGACGTCGACGACAAGATCATCAAGCGCGCGAACGAGACGGGGCAGAAGTGGTCCGATATTTCCAAAAAATACATCGCGTCCTATCAGGCCGCTATGGAGAAACTGGGCGTCCAGACCCCGTCTCAAGAACCGCTCTGCACCGAGAATATCCCGGCCATGACGGAGCTGATCCAAAGGCTCATGGACCGCGGGCTCGCCTACGTCTCCGGGGCCGACGTCCTCTATCGGGTCCGCAAGTTCGGCGGTTATGGCAGGCTCTCTGGCAAGAGGTTGGACGAACTGGAGGCCGGCGCTCGCATCGAGGTCGACGAAAAGAAGGAAGACCCCCTCGACTTCGCGCTGTGGAAGGGCGCCAAGCCGGGAGAGCCGTCCTGGGACTCTCCCTGGGGCAAGGGGCGGCCGGGCTGGCACATTGAGTGCAGCGCGATGAGCATGAAGATTCTGGGCGAACAATTCGACATCCACGGCGGCGGACGGGATCTGGCCTTCCCCCACCACGAGAACGAGATCGCTCAGTCCGAAGGCGCCACCGGCAAAGATCCCTTCGCCCGCTTTTGGATCCACAATGGTTTCGTGAACATCAACGCGGAGAAGATGAGCAAGTCACTCGGGAATTTCCGGTCGATCCCGGCGATCTTGGAGCAGTGGGACCCGGAGGTCGTGCGCTATTTTCTACTCTCCGCCCACTACGCCTCTCCCCTGGACTTCACCGAAGATGCCATGACGAATGCCCGGGAAGCGCTCGCGCGCGTCTATGAAACCCTCGCCCGCTTTTACGACGCGCCGGAAGGACCCGACGCCGGCCCGATCCTGGAAGCCGATGAGATCCTTCGCGAGGGGATGGACGACGATTTCAACACCACGGTCGTCTTGGGACGCCTCTTCGATACGGTTCGCGAGCTCAACAAGTTTCTGGATCAGGGAAAGAAACCATCGGTCGACGCCAAGGCGTCTCTCTGGAGCGAACTTCGAAAAATTGCGGAGACGACGGGGCTCTTTGGTTCGCAACCGAAGGAGTTCTTGGAGCGCCAGAAGAAGATCGGCCTCAAGACGGCCGCCATTTCCGAGGAAGAGATCCTCAAGCTCATCGAGGACCGAAAGGCCGCCCGCAAGGCCAAGGACTTCAAGCGTTCCGATGCGATCCGGGACGAACTCTCCTCCAAGGGCGTCCGGATCAAGGACAACCCTGACGGAACCACCTCTTGGGAGATCAAAGGCTAGAGAGGTACGGGACACGCACAAACGTCTCCTGCGCAGTCGCAGCCGTAGATGGGCGGCGTAAAGCCCGGGAACATCTCCTCGAAGAGGTCCGTCGTGAGCGCCGAGAAGCCGTTCACCTTGAGTCCCGCCTCCGAAACCGAATACAGAAGGCCGCCGATTTCCAGCGAGCGGCGCATCGCGGGCGAGTAGCCGCCGAAGTCGCCCAGGTCGTCGTGATGGACGGCGCCCAGACGCGTAAATCCCGTGTCGCGGTTGACCAAGTAGACATCCAGCTCGGAACCGGTGTTCGTTCCGACGGGGACGGCCAGGATGTCTTGATCCTCGAAGAATGAGAAGGCCAGGTGCTCGTACTGGGCCTCCGAGTAGTAGGAGTTCGGGATCGTCTCCTGCTCGACGAGCTGCGGATTCGCGAGGTCCGCGATGTTGAAGAGGTTCAACACCACGCCACTCCAACCGTCCGCGGAACCGATCGCGATCAAACGGTCTGCGCCCCAGGCCTGGAGGTA
This is a stretch of genomic DNA from bacterium. It encodes these proteins:
- the ispD gene encoding 2-C-methyl-D-erythritol 4-phosphate cytidylyltransferase; the protein is MKTFAIIPAAGLGKRFGAKKQFLELAGTPVLVHTLRAFEETPSVQVVCVASPETEVEAVRSLATQFGLRKVLKVVPGGKERQDSVRLGFETAGVCDIVVVHDGVRPLVTPEIIQRTIDGAVECGGCIAALPVKETTKRTDPDGFVVDTVDRNGLWSVQTPQAFRHEIFRRAVEQSARDGFLGTDEAMLVERIGAKVKVVTGSPYNIKITTPEDLAIAEAFLKLR
- a CDS encoding CarD family transcriptional regulator, translating into MQFKPGDKAVYPAHGVGEVKAIETREISGNKQTFYILRILDNGMTIMVPTQNVKSVGLREIIGEDQVEEVYEILQERDITVDNQTWNRRYREYMDKIKSGSVYEIAEVLRDLSLLKFEKELSFGERKMLDTARTLLVKELAIAQGLGEEDVLKEIQKIFKS
- the ispF gene encoding 2-C-methyl-D-erythritol 2,4-cyclodiphosphate synthase, which gives rise to MRVGLGYDIHPLVTGRRFILGGVLLPLDKGPKGHSDGDCLNHALTDAILGALGLGDIGRHFPDSDPQWKDADSAVFLKEARRLLEENKLKVENIDVNLLLEAPKLVPHMRAMTDNIATLLGISVDRINLKAKRGEGMDAVGRGEAVAAHVVVLLCP
- the cysS gene encoding cysteine--tRNA ligase produces the protein MSLKIYNVLAHKKEEFQPLTPGKVKMYVCGITPYDECHLGHARAAVVFDVIFRYLKYAGYEVTYVRNYTDVDDKIIKRANETGQKWSDISKKYIASYQAAMEKLGVQTPSQEPLCTENIPAMTELIQRLMDRGLAYVSGADVLYRVRKFGGYGRLSGKRLDELEAGARIEVDEKKEDPLDFALWKGAKPGEPSWDSPWGKGRPGWHIECSAMSMKILGEQFDIHGGGRDLAFPHHENEIAQSEGATGKDPFARFWIHNGFVNINAEKMSKSLGNFRSIPAILEQWDPEVVRYFLLSAHYASPLDFTEDAMTNAREALARVYETLARFYDAPEGPDAGPILEADEILREGMDDDFNTTVVLGRLFDTVRELNKFLDQGKKPSVDAKASLWSELRKIAETTGLFGSQPKEFLERQKKIGLKTAAISEEEILKLIEDRKAARKAKDFKRSDAIRDELSSKGVRIKDNPDGTTSWEIKG